In the genome of Desulfovibrio desulfuricans, one region contains:
- a CDS encoding pyridoxal-phosphate-dependent aminotransferase family protein, producing the protein MLNKVRLLTPGPTPLPERVRLVLAKDMIHHRKSEFKAVMGRVQERLRVLFGTSDVVLPLSCSGTGAMTAAVYSLFTPGQRVLVVEGGKFGQRWREIAVSRGLETTTIEVPWGEAVDPQAVAAALKADPGIAGVLVQHSETSTGVLHPVEEIARITRDTDTLLLVDGISAVSLAPCPMDEWGIDCLVTGSQKGLMLPPGLALLALSPRGWKRAESVTPGCFYFNLPKERVKIAQGQTLFTSAVNLVVGLDESLEMLLENGLEAIYAKQWALTMLARTGVAAMGLDLYAKTHFAWGITSVMLPAGVDGTEVLRIAMDKYGVCMAGGQDHMKGRMVRIGHMGWVDWADLAAGLHALNRGIIEAGGHCGSRDYLEEALAAYRAALAGKPGQPLNLIHS; encoded by the coding sequence ATGCTGAACAAAGTTCGCCTGCTCACCCCCGGCCCCACGCCTCTGCCGGAGCGCGTGCGGCTTGTGCTCGCCAAAGATATGATCCACCACCGCAAAAGTGAATTCAAAGCCGTGATGGGCAGGGTTCAGGAACGCCTGCGCGTGCTGTTCGGCACGAGCGATGTGGTGCTGCCCCTCTCCTGTTCCGGCACCGGAGCCATGACGGCGGCGGTGTACAGCCTGTTTACCCCCGGCCAGCGCGTGCTGGTGGTCGAGGGCGGCAAGTTTGGCCAGCGCTGGCGCGAAATTGCCGTCTCGCGCGGCCTCGAAACCACAACCATCGAAGTGCCGTGGGGCGAAGCCGTTGACCCGCAGGCAGTGGCGGCGGCCCTCAAGGCCGACCCCGGCATTGCGGGCGTGCTTGTCCAGCATTCCGAAACATCCACCGGCGTGCTGCACCCGGTTGAAGAGATAGCGCGCATCACGAGGGACACCGACACCCTGCTGCTGGTGGACGGCATCTCCGCCGTGAGCCTGGCCCCCTGCCCCATGGACGAATGGGGCATCGACTGTCTGGTCACCGGCTCGCAAAAGGGCCTGATGCTGCCCCCCGGTCTGGCGCTGCTGGCCCTTTCGCCTCGCGGCTGGAAGCGGGCCGAAAGCGTCACGCCCGGCTGCTTCTATTTTAACCTGCCCAAGGAAAGGGTCAAGATCGCGCAAGGCCAGACCCTGTTTACCTCGGCGGTAAACCTTGTCGTCGGCCTGGACGAGAGCCTTGAAATGCTGCTCGAAAACGGCCTTGAAGCCATCTACGCCAAGCAGTGGGCGCTGACCATGCTGGCCCGTACCGGCGTTGCCGCCATGGGCCTTGACCTGTACGCCAAAACCCACTTTGCCTGGGGCATCACCAGCGTGATGCTGCCCGCTGGCGTGGACGGCACCGAGGTGCTGCGCATCGCCATGGACAAATACGGCGTGTGCATGGCTGGCGGGCAGGATCACATGAAGGGCCGCATGGTGCGCATAGGCCACATGGGCTGGGTTGACTGGGCCGACCTGGCGGCAGGCCTGCACGCCCTTAACCGGGGCATCATTGAAGCCGGTGGACACTGCGGCTCGCGTGACTATCTTGAAGAAGCGCTGGCCGCCTACCGCGCGGCGCTTGCCGGCAAACCGGGGCAACCCCTGAACCTGATCCACAGCTAG
- the nadB gene encoding L-aspartate oxidase — protein sequence MNSIRRHVPVLIIGSGVAGCTAALTLADSGCDVLLLNAGDRLADGNSELAQGGIIYQATPTPEHLSDAPALEKDILVAGHNYNYNKAVNYLCVQGPVCVDEVLIKRAKVPFDRNEDGTFNLTREGGHSLPRILHCADYSGRAIMDGLTAQVLAHPRITRLHRRAAIDLLTSHHHARASQYRYEVRNRCLGAYVLNEETGETETILADWTVLATGGVGQVFLHSTNSPGCVGTGVAMAFRAGVDLANLEFMQFHPTALYEERSTRRSLITEAMRGEGARLLDHKGRSFMRDHDPRGDLAPRDVVALAMMDEMLHNGAPCLYLDVSGVEQDLPTRFPTVYEKCREAGIDILKEPIPVVPAAHYFCGGVLTDVHGRTSLHGLYAIGECACTGLHGANRLASTSLLEALVWGVSSGKDLAHRVVAESGLPKALAASIPDWQHEGDERRDDPALVAQDWTNIRNTMWNYVGIARTEARLRRAFEDMRDLVRHIHDFYKRTRISRRLVDLFHGSQTSYIITQAALRNKESIGCHHRAE from the coding sequence GTGAATTCTATCCGCCGTCATGTGCCCGTCCTCATCATCGGCTCCGGCGTTGCCGGGTGCACCGCTGCGCTAACGCTGGCCGATTCCGGCTGCGACGTTCTACTGCTCAACGCTGGCGACAGGCTGGCCGACGGCAATTCCGAGCTTGCCCAGGGCGGCATCATCTATCAGGCGACGCCAACGCCGGAGCACCTGTCTGACGCGCCCGCGCTCGAAAAAGACATTCTGGTTGCTGGCCACAATTACAACTACAACAAGGCCGTCAATTACCTGTGCGTCCAGGGGCCGGTATGCGTTGACGAGGTGCTGATCAAGCGCGCCAAGGTTCCCTTTGACCGCAACGAAGACGGCACCTTTAACCTCACGCGCGAGGGCGGGCACTCCCTGCCGCGCATCCTGCACTGCGCCGATTATTCGGGCCGCGCCATCATGGACGGCCTGACCGCGCAGGTGCTGGCTCACCCGCGCATCACGCGCCTGCACCGCCGCGCCGCCATCGACCTTTTGACCAGTCACCACCACGCCAGGGCTTCGCAATACCGCTACGAAGTGCGCAACCGCTGCCTTGGAGCCTACGTGCTCAACGAAGAAACCGGCGAGACGGAAACCATCCTGGCCGACTGGACAGTGCTGGCCACCGGCGGCGTGGGGCAGGTCTTTTTGCACTCGACCAACTCCCCAGGCTGCGTCGGCACGGGCGTGGCCATGGCCTTTCGCGCCGGCGTCGACCTTGCCAACCTTGAGTTCATGCAGTTTCACCCCACGGCGCTGTATGAGGAACGCAGCACCCGCCGCTCGCTGATCACCGAGGCCATGCGCGGCGAAGGCGCGCGCCTGCTGGACCACAAGGGCCGCTCCTTTATGCGCGACCACGACCCCAGGGGCGACCTCGCCCCGCGCGACGTGGTCGCCCTGGCCATGATGGACGAAATGCTGCACAACGGCGCGCCCTGCCTGTATCTGGACGTGAGCGGCGTCGAGCAGGATCTGCCCACGCGCTTTCCCACTGTGTACGAAAAATGCCGCGAGGCGGGCATCGATATTCTCAAGGAGCCCATCCCCGTGGTTCCGGCGGCCCATTATTTTTGCGGCGGCGTGCTCACCGACGTGCATGGCCGCACCTCGCTGCACGGCCTGTACGCCATTGGCGAATGCGCCTGCACCGGATTGCACGGGGCCAACAGACTTGCCAGCACCTCCCTGCTTGAGGCATTGGTATGGGGCGTCAGCAGCGGCAAGGATCTGGCCCACCGCGTCGTGGCCGAAAGCGGCCTGCCCAAGGCGCTGGCCGCATCCATACCCGACTGGCAGCACGAGGGCGACGAACGCAGGGACGACCCAGCCCTGGTGGCCCAGGACTGGACCAATATCCGCAACACCATGTGGAACTACGTGGGCATCGCCCGCACGGAGGCGCGACTGCGCCGCGCCTTTGAGGACATGCGCGACCTTGTGCGGCACATCCACGACTTTTACAAGCGCACGCGTATTTCGCGGCGTTTGGTGGATCTTTTCCACGGGTCGCAAACATCGTACATTATCACGCAGGCGGCCCTGCGCAACAAAGAGAGCATCGGCTGCCACCACCGGGCGGAATAA
- a CDS encoding DUF1844 domain-containing protein — protein MSDNNCGCKADGPMPEVTFSTFVISLASSALVHLGEVPNPETGGTETNLPLAKHSIDVLEMLRAKTENGLEEQERQLLESILYELRMKFVMKCGPDCACQSKKA, from the coding sequence ATGAGTGACAACAATTGCGGTTGCAAGGCCGATGGCCCCATGCCCGAAGTGACGTTTTCAACCTTTGTCATTTCACTGGCGTCGTCGGCCCTGGTGCATCTGGGCGAAGTGCCGAACCCCGAAACCGGCGGCACAGAAACAAACCTGCCCCTGGCAAAGCACAGCATCGACGTGCTGGAAATGCTGCGGGCCAAGACCGAAAACGGGCTGGAAGAACAGGAGCGTCAGCTGCTGGAAAGCATCCTTTACGAACTGCGCATGAAGTTTGTAATGAAGTGCGGCCCGGACTGCGCCTGCCAGTCAAAAAAAGCCTGA
- a CDS encoding class I SAM-dependent rRNA methyltransferase codes for MRKLWLKKNEDRRVRAGHLWIFANEVDVKQSPLTDFTPGEAATLCDWRGAPLGSVCVNPASLICARLHSRRPDTELDEPLLAQRLQSALNLRQRLYPGPWYRLCHGEGDFLPGLVIDRYGDHLTVQVTTAGMEQRREALTEALRTLVQPTSILWANDLAARGLENLSREQQSEGPLPERLEVPENTCRFYAPCATGQKTGWFYDQRANRTELARYAADADVLDIFSYVGGFGVSAAAAGARSVTFVDASAQALAFAEENARANAPGCEAQILCGDAFDLLRQLRDEGRRFEVISLDPPAFIKRRKDAALGLAAYRQANDLAVQLLAPGGILATSSCSHHLEAQALRGCLTQAAAKRKLHARILFAGGQGPDHPIHAAMPETAYLKCFIAQVGA; via the coding sequence ATGCGCAAACTCTGGCTCAAAAAAAATGAAGACCGGCGCGTGCGCGCTGGACACCTGTGGATTTTTGCCAACGAGGTGGACGTCAAGCAAAGCCCGCTTACCGACTTTACCCCCGGCGAGGCCGCAACCCTGTGCGACTGGCGCGGCGCACCGCTTGGCAGCGTGTGCGTCAACCCGGCCTCGCTTATCTGCGCCCGCCTGCACAGCCGCAGGCCCGATACCGAGCTGGACGAACCCCTGCTTGCCCAGAGGCTCCAGTCCGCCCTGAATCTGCGCCAGCGCCTCTACCCCGGCCCCTGGTACCGGCTGTGCCACGGCGAGGGCGATTTTTTGCCCGGCCTGGTCATTGACCGTTACGGCGATCACCTCACCGTGCAGGTCACCACGGCAGGTATGGAACAACGCCGAGAGGCGCTGACGGAGGCCCTGCGCACGCTTGTGCAGCCAACGTCCATACTCTGGGCCAACGACCTTGCAGCGCGCGGGCTCGAAAACCTCTCGCGCGAGCAGCAGAGCGAAGGCCCGCTGCCCGAAAGGCTTGAAGTGCCCGAAAACACCTGCCGCTTTTACGCCCCGTGCGCCACAGGGCAAAAAACAGGCTGGTTTTACGACCAGCGGGCCAACCGGACGGAGCTTGCCCGCTACGCCGCCGACGCCGACGTGCTGGATATTTTCAGCTATGTTGGCGGTTTTGGCGTCAGCGCGGCTGCGGCAGGCGCCCGCTCCGTCACCTTTGTGGACGCCTCGGCCCAGGCCCTTGCCTTTGCGGAAGAAAACGCCAGGGCCAACGCCCCCGGCTGCGAGGCCCAGATACTGTGCGGCGACGCCTTTGACCTGCTGCGCCAGCTGCGCGACGAGGGCCGCCGCTTTGAGGTGATCAGTCTCGACCCGCCAGCCTTTATCAAACGCCGCAAAGACGCCGCACTGGGGCTGGCCGCCTATCGTCAGGCCAACGATCTGGCCGTGCAGCTGCTTGCACCGGGGGGCATACTTGCCACATCCTCCTGCTCGCACCATCTTGAGGCCCAGGCCCTGCGCGGCTGCTTGACGCAGGCCGCCGCCAAGCGCAAACTGCATGCCCGTATTTTATTTGCCGGGGGGCAGGGGCCGGATCATCCCATCCACGCCGCCATGCCCGAAACGGCCTATTTGAAGTGTTTTATCGCCCAGGTGGGCGCTTAA